A single window of Nocardioides kongjuensis DNA harbors:
- a CDS encoding hemolysin family protein, whose protein sequence is MIADSLWPLGAAAVLVVLAGLFAAADAALAGFSRARAQEMLAEGRAGAQRLVAVLEDAPRHLNTALLLQLLCEIAAIVVVTLYVDDRLDSSWWARAGVALGIMLVVSFVVIGVAPRTVGKQHAETVALWCAWPLSALTTVLGPIPRLLILVGNAITPGRGFREGPFQTETELRELVDIAEATELIEADERKMIHSVFELGDTTVREVMVPRGDVVYIECHKNLRQTMSLFLRSGFSRVPVVGENLDDVRGMAYLKDVVRRDFEAPDVELTQKVEEVMRPAIWVPESKPVDDLLREMQLRRLHVAIVVDEYGGTAGLITIEDLLEEIVGEITDEYDEAEVEVEILGDGLDDPEARVRVSSRYPVDDLDELFGFTIEEEDVDSVGGLLAKHLGRVPIPGSVVEAHGLRFEAEHAAGRRNKIGTVLISRVPQDEPAGD, encoded by the coding sequence ATGATCGCCGACAGTCTCTGGCCGCTGGGAGCAGCGGCCGTCCTGGTGGTGCTGGCGGGCCTGTTCGCGGCAGCGGACGCAGCCCTCGCCGGGTTCTCGCGCGCCCGTGCGCAGGAGATGCTGGCGGAGGGGCGTGCCGGCGCGCAGCGTCTCGTCGCCGTCCTCGAGGACGCCCCGCGCCACCTCAACACCGCGTTGCTCCTGCAGCTCCTCTGCGAGATCGCGGCCATCGTCGTCGTCACGCTGTACGTCGACGACCGGCTCGACTCCTCCTGGTGGGCCCGCGCAGGCGTCGCCCTCGGGATCATGCTGGTGGTGTCCTTCGTCGTGATCGGCGTCGCGCCGCGCACGGTCGGCAAGCAGCACGCCGAGACGGTCGCGCTCTGGTGTGCCTGGCCGCTGTCCGCGCTCACCACCGTGCTCGGCCCGATCCCGCGGCTGCTCATCCTGGTCGGCAACGCGATCACCCCCGGCCGCGGCTTCCGGGAGGGCCCGTTCCAGACCGAGACCGAGCTGCGTGAGCTGGTCGACATCGCGGAGGCCACCGAGCTGATCGAGGCCGACGAGCGCAAGATGATCCACTCGGTCTTCGAGCTCGGCGACACCACCGTTCGCGAGGTGATGGTGCCGCGCGGTGACGTCGTCTACATCGAGTGCCACAAGAACCTGCGCCAGACCATGTCGCTGTTCCTGCGCTCCGGCTTCTCGCGCGTCCCCGTCGTCGGAGAGAACCTCGACGACGTGCGCGGCATGGCGTACCTCAAGGACGTCGTCCGCCGCGACTTCGAGGCGCCCGACGTCGAGCTCACCCAGAAGGTCGAGGAGGTCATGCGACCGGCCATCTGGGTGCCCGAGTCCAAGCCGGTCGACGACCTGCTCCGCGAGATGCAGCTGCGGCGGCTGCACGTCGCGATCGTCGTCGACGAGTACGGCGGCACCGCCGGCCTGATCACCATCGAGGACCTGCTCGAGGAGATCGTCGGTGAGATCACCGACGAGTACGACGAGGCCGAGGTCGAGGTCGAGATCCTCGGTGACGGTCTCGACGACCCCGAGGCCCGGGTGCGTGTCTCCTCGCGCTACCCGGTCGACGACCTCGACGAGCTCTTCGGCTTCACGATCGAGGAGGAGGACGTCGACTCCGTCGGCGGCCTGCTCGCCAAGCACCTCGGCCGCGTCCCGATCCCCGGGTCCGTGGTCGAGGCGCACGGGCTGCGCTTCGAGGCCGAGCACGCCGCCGGGCGCCGCAACAAGATCGGGACCGTGCTCATCTCGCGCGTTCCCCAGGACGAGCCGGCCGGCGACTGA
- the dnaJ gene encoding molecular chaperone DnaJ, giving the protein MSQDPYELLGVGRDADADTIKKAYRKLARQLHPDVNPDPESQERFKQVTAAYEVLSDPQKRAAYDRGGDPFGGGFGGQGAGFSFTDIMDAFFGGQGGGQGAGRGPRSRVRRGQDALIRIEVELAEAAFGVSRELKVDTAVRCTTCGGEGAAPGSHAVPCDTCHGQGEVAHVQRSFLGEIRTLRPCAACRGFGTVIPDPCRECAGDGRVRSRRTLTVKIPAGVDNGTRVQLSEQGEVGPGGGPAGDLYVEIHVAPHEVFERHGNDLHCTVSVPMTAAALGTTIELPTLEADLPESEDVERSFDLQVPTGTQSGHQVLLRGRGVPGLRGGRGDLAVTIAVETPTRLDPRQEELLRELAAIRGEEQPTGDVRPAHKSMFGRLRDAFTAH; this is encoded by the coding sequence GTGAGCCAGGACCCCTACGAGCTGCTGGGCGTCGGCCGCGACGCGGACGCCGACACGATCAAGAAGGCCTACCGCAAGCTCGCCCGCCAGCTCCACCCCGACGTCAACCCCGACCCGGAGAGCCAGGAGCGGTTCAAGCAGGTCACCGCGGCCTACGAGGTGCTGTCCGACCCGCAGAAGCGGGCGGCGTACGACCGTGGCGGCGACCCGTTCGGCGGCGGCTTCGGCGGCCAGGGTGCGGGCTTCTCGTTCACCGACATCATGGACGCCTTCTTCGGCGGCCAGGGTGGTGGCCAGGGCGCTGGACGCGGTCCCCGCTCCCGCGTGCGCCGCGGCCAGGACGCCCTCATCCGGATCGAGGTCGAGCTCGCCGAGGCCGCCTTCGGCGTCTCCCGCGAGCTCAAGGTCGACACCGCGGTTCGGTGCACCACCTGTGGCGGCGAGGGCGCCGCGCCCGGCAGCCACGCGGTCCCGTGCGACACCTGCCACGGGCAGGGCGAGGTCGCCCACGTGCAGCGCTCGTTCCTCGGCGAGATCCGCACGCTGCGCCCGTGCGCGGCCTGCCGCGGCTTCGGCACCGTGATCCCCGACCCGTGCCGCGAGTGCGCGGGCGACGGTCGGGTCCGCTCACGTCGTACCCTCACCGTCAAGATCCCCGCCGGCGTCGACAACGGCACCCGCGTCCAGCTCAGCGAGCAGGGCGAGGTCGGGCCGGGCGGTGGCCCCGCGGGCGACCTGTACGTCGAGATCCACGTCGCTCCCCACGAGGTCTTCGAGCGCCACGGCAACGACCTGCACTGCACGGTGTCGGTGCCGATGACGGCGGCCGCCCTCGGCACGACGATCGAGCTGCCCACCCTCGAGGCCGACCTCCCCGAGAGCGAGGACGTCGAGCGGTCCTTCGACCTGCAGGTGCCCACCGGCACCCAGTCCGGTCACCAGGTGCTGCTCCGCGGCCGCGGCGTGCCCGGCCTGCGCGGCGGGCGCGGCGACCTCGCCGTGACGATCGCGGTCGAGACCCCGACCCGGCTCGACCCGCGCCAGGAGGAGCTGCTGCGCGAGCTGGCGGCCATCCGCGGCGAGGAGCAGCCGACCGGTGACGTCCGGCCGGCGCACAAGTCGATGTTCGGCCGGCTCCGCGACGCGTTCACCGCGCACTGA
- a CDS encoding PhoH family protein, protein MTDSLPHATTAAVTPTAPTRHTVVVPNSIDMVTLFGPGDEHLGIIEKRFGITVHVRGNRITLAGDPQEIELAEKLIDELVAILRTGQGITAEVVERVEAMLRVQTATSERPADILSLNILSNRGRSIRPKTLNQKRYVETIDKHTITFGIGPAGTGKTYLAMAKAVQALQAKQVNRIILTRPAVEAGERLGYLPGTLSEKIDPYLRPLYDALHDMLDPESIPKLLAAGTIEVAPLAYMRGRSLNDSFIILDEAQNTTPEQMKMFLTRLGFGSKIVVTGDVTQVDLPSGTTSGLRIVEKILDGVEDLAFVRLTSHDVVRHQLVARIVAAYDEFDAVKESQKVARKAVKKGDQE, encoded by the coding sequence ATGACCGACTCACTCCCTCACGCCACCACCGCCGCCGTCACGCCCACGGCACCCACCCGTCACACGGTGGTCGTGCCCAACAGCATCGACATGGTCACCCTGTTCGGCCCCGGTGACGAGCACCTCGGCATCATCGAGAAGCGGTTCGGCATCACCGTCCACGTCCGCGGCAACCGGATCACGCTGGCCGGTGACCCCCAGGAGATCGAGCTGGCCGAGAAGCTCATCGACGAGCTGGTGGCCATCCTGCGCACCGGCCAGGGCATCACCGCCGAGGTCGTCGAGCGCGTCGAGGCGATGCTGCGGGTGCAGACCGCGACCTCCGAGCGGCCGGCCGACATCCTCTCGCTCAACATCCTCAGCAACCGTGGTCGCTCGATCCGGCCCAAGACGCTCAACCAGAAGCGCTACGTCGAGACCATCGACAAGCACACGATCACCTTCGGCATCGGCCCGGCCGGCACCGGCAAGACCTACCTCGCCATGGCCAAGGCCGTGCAGGCGCTGCAGGCCAAGCAGGTCAACCGGATCATCCTCACCCGTCCGGCGGTCGAGGCCGGCGAGCGTCTGGGCTACCTGCCCGGCACGCTCAGCGAGAAGATCGACCCCTACCTGCGCCCGCTGTACGACGCGCTGCACGACATGCTCGACCCCGAGTCGATCCCCAAGCTGCTCGCGGCCGGCACCATCGAGGTCGCTCCGCTGGCCTACATGCGCGGCCGCTCGCTCAACGACTCCTTCATCATCCTCGACGAGGCGCAGAACACCACGCCCGAGCAGATGAAGATGTTCCTCACCCGCCTCGGGTTCGGCTCGAAGATCGTGGTGACCGGTGACGTCACCCAGGTCGACCTGCCCTCGGGCACCACCTCGGGCCTGCGGATCGTGGAGAAGATCCTCGACGGCGTCGAGGACCTCGCGTTCGTGCGGCTGACCAGCCACGACGTCGTCCGCCACCAGCTGGTGGCGCGGATCGTGGCGGCGTACGACGAGTTCGACGCCGTGAAGGAATCGCAGAAGGTGGCCAGGAAGGCCGTCAAGAAGGGCGACCAGGAGTGA
- the hrcA gene encoding heat-inducible transcriptional repressor HrcA yields MQEERRLAVLRAIVEDYVSTEEPVGSKALVERHHLNVSPATIRNDMAALEEEGYLHQPHTSAGRVPTDKGYRLFVDRLSTVKPTTQAERRAIAGFLEGAVDLDDVVHRSVRLLAQLTRQVAVVQYPTLSRSTVRHIEVVALTPVRLLLVLILSSGRVEQRLVELDADISDDELAALRSRINLAATGEVIADAASALHALVPGAGDEGGASPASPATTAVVETLVEAMSDHRSDERVVVGGTANLARFGDSFETSVRPLLEALEEQVVLLKLLGEATSGGAVTVRIGAEGPYENLASTSVVATGYGPDDALAALGIVGPTRMDYPGTMAAVRAVARYVSRILDES; encoded by the coding sequence ATGCAGGAGGAGCGCAGGCTCGCCGTGCTGCGAGCGATCGTCGAGGACTACGTCTCGACCGAGGAGCCGGTCGGTTCCAAGGCGCTCGTCGAGCGTCACCACCTCAACGTCTCTCCGGCCACGATCCGCAACGACATGGCGGCGCTCGAGGAGGAGGGCTACCTGCACCAGCCGCACACCAGCGCCGGCCGGGTGCCGACCGACAAGGGCTACCGGCTCTTCGTCGACCGGCTCTCCACGGTCAAGCCGACCACCCAGGCCGAGCGCCGCGCGATCGCGGGCTTCCTGGAGGGTGCGGTCGACCTCGACGACGTCGTGCACCGCTCGGTCCGGCTGCTCGCCCAGCTGACCCGGCAGGTCGCCGTCGTGCAGTACCCCACGCTCTCGCGCTCCACCGTGCGCCACATCGAGGTCGTGGCACTCACGCCGGTGCGGCTGCTGCTGGTGCTGATCCTCAGCTCGGGCCGCGTCGAGCAGCGCCTGGTCGAGCTCGACGCCGACATCAGCGACGACGAGCTCGCAGCGCTGCGCTCGCGGATCAACCTCGCCGCCACCGGCGAGGTGATCGCCGACGCCGCCAGCGCGCTCCACGCGCTGGTCCCCGGCGCTGGTGACGAGGGCGGTGCGTCGCCCGCGTCGCCCGCCACGACCGCGGTCGTCGAGACCCTGGTCGAGGCGATGAGCGACCACCGCTCCGACGAGCGGGTCGTCGTCGGCGGCACGGCCAACCTGGCCCGCTTCGGCGACAGCTTCGAGACCTCGGTCCGCCCGCTGCTCGAGGCGCTCGAGGAGCAGGTCGTGCTGCTCAAGCTGCTGGGCGAGGCGACCTCCGGCGGCGCGGTGACGGTCCGGATCGGCGCCGAGGGGCCGTACGAGAACCTCGCCTCCACCAGTGTGGTCGCCACCGGCTACGGCCCCGACGACGCGCTCGCCGCGCTCGGGATCGTCGGCCCCACCCGCATGGACTACCCCGGAACGATGGCGGCGGTGCGTGCCGTGGCGCGCTACGTCTCCCGCATCCTCGACGAGAGCTGA
- a CDS encoding DNA glycosylase AlkZ-like family protein: MRFTRRRLNRTLLLRQHLLERVAMEPAAMVEHLVGLQAQEPLPPYLSLAARLTEVDPWQVSRAIEDRSLVRVLSLRDTVHLHLPADAVTLPVWAAPVRERELKASQTIGSAREVDRAAFSAAVQEVLADGPLPQRQLGAALAERFPAYTATQLGQVARVAEVLVQLPPRGCWKPAASTAVAYDHADRWTGLPLAEPDVPAIVRRFLRAYGPGTAADVTAWSGITRLGPVVKAMDDLEVHEDEDGKVLYDVAGAPVADEDTPAPVRLFGTYDNLWLSHASRDRVMEPDHRKLWMGVNGAQAMSIHVDGWFAGLWRIEDGRVEVVELVRDLTRGEKAGLDEEVARVEALLAR; this comes from the coding sequence GTGAGGTTCACCCGCCGCCGGCTGAACCGGACCCTGCTGCTGCGCCAGCACCTCCTCGAGCGGGTCGCGATGGAGCCGGCCGCGATGGTCGAGCACCTGGTCGGCCTGCAGGCCCAGGAGCCGCTGCCGCCGTACCTCTCCCTGGCGGCACGGCTCACCGAGGTCGACCCGTGGCAGGTCAGCAGGGCGATCGAGGACCGCTCGCTGGTCCGGGTGCTCAGCCTGCGCGACACCGTCCACCTGCACCTGCCGGCCGACGCGGTGACGCTGCCGGTCTGGGCGGCACCGGTGCGCGAGCGCGAGCTGAAGGCCAGCCAGACGATCGGTTCGGCGCGCGAGGTCGACCGGGCGGCGTTCTCCGCCGCGGTGCAGGAGGTCCTCGCCGACGGCCCGCTCCCCCAGCGCCAGCTCGGAGCCGCACTGGCCGAGCGCTTCCCGGCGTACACCGCCACCCAGCTCGGCCAGGTCGCCCGCGTCGCCGAGGTGCTGGTCCAGCTCCCGCCGCGCGGGTGCTGGAAGCCGGCCGCGTCGACCGCGGTCGCCTACGACCACGCGGATCGCTGGACCGGCCTCCCGCTGGCCGAGCCCGACGTGCCGGCGATCGTGCGCCGCTTCCTGCGTGCCTACGGTCCCGGCACCGCCGCCGACGTCACGGCCTGGTCGGGGATCACCCGGCTCGGCCCGGTCGTCAAGGCGATGGACGACCTCGAGGTGCACGAGGACGAGGACGGCAAGGTGCTGTACGACGTCGCCGGGGCCCCGGTCGCGGACGAGGACACTCCCGCTCCGGTCCGCCTGTTCGGCACCTACGACAACCTCTGGCTCTCCCACGCCTCGCGGGACCGGGTGATGGAGCCCGATCACCGCAAGCTGTGGATGGGCGTCAACGGTGCCCAGGCGATGTCCATCCACGTCGACGGCTGGTTCGCCGGGCTGTGGCGGATCGAGGACGGCCGGGTCGAGGTCGTCGAGCTGGTCCGAGACCTGACCCGGGGCGAGAAGGCCGGTCTAGACGAGGAGGTCGCGCGGGTCGAGGCGCTGCTGGCCCGCTGA
- a CDS encoding Gmad2 immunoglobulin-like domain-containing protein, producing the protein MTFPRTLAATGAVLALGVLAGCGDDEPTDKPTPSAATSDVATDSGSATASATGMPSDEASAVPAYYVGTTPQGDRLYREFIQVAGADRLVATAAAITSGDPVDPDYRTLWPKGRFASVTRTADAIEVGLSGDAWLTPGSLQPAQAKLAVQQLVYSLQGVIGERLPVRVTYDGQPATTLLGVPVGDGLTAAPELDVLALVNITEPAEGSVVSGTFTASGRASSFEATVPWELQDSSGKVVLESSAMADGWTDKLYPWTAEVDASELPPGSYTFVARTDDPSGGEGGGPTEDTKRITIK; encoded by the coding sequence ATGACCTTCCCCCGCACCCTCGCCGCCACCGGCGCCGTCCTCGCCCTGGGCGTGCTGGCCGGCTGCGGAGACGACGAGCCCACCGACAAGCCGACGCCCAGCGCCGCCACCTCCGACGTCGCCACCGACAGCGGCTCGGCCACGGCGTCGGCGACCGGCATGCCGAGCGACGAGGCATCGGCAGTGCCGGCGTACTACGTCGGCACGACGCCGCAGGGCGACCGGCTCTACCGCGAGTTCATCCAGGTGGCCGGCGCCGACCGCCTCGTCGCGACCGCCGCCGCGATCACCAGCGGCGACCCGGTCGACCCCGACTACCGCACGCTGTGGCCGAAGGGCCGGTTCGCGTCGGTCACCAGGACCGCCGACGCGATCGAGGTCGGGCTGTCCGGCGACGCGTGGCTCACGCCCGGCTCGCTGCAGCCCGCGCAGGCGAAGCTCGCCGTCCAGCAGCTCGTCTACTCCCTGCAGGGCGTGATCGGCGAGCGCCTCCCGGTCCGCGTGACCTACGACGGACAGCCGGCCACGACCCTGCTCGGCGTCCCCGTCGGCGACGGCCTCACCGCCGCTCCCGAGCTCGACGTGCTGGCCCTGGTCAACATCACCGAGCCCGCGGAGGGCAGCGTCGTCAGCGGCACCTTCACCGCCTCCGGTCGCGCGAGCTCGTTCGAGGCGACCGTCCCATGGGAGCTCCAGGACTCCTCCGGCAAGGTCGTGCTCGAGAGCTCGGCGATGGCCGACGGCTGGACCGACAAGCTCTACCCGTGGACCGCCGAGGTCGACGCCAGCGAGCTGCCGCCGGGGAGCTACACCTTCGTCGCCCGCACCGACGACCCGTCGGGCGGTGAGGGCGGCGGCCCGACCGAGGACACCAAGCGGATCACGATCAAGTGA
- the ybeY gene encoding rRNA maturation RNase YbeY, with translation MTIEILDESGSGLDVKHFSQLARFVMDQMRVHPLAELCIKAVDEDTIAELNEKWMEKEGPTDVLAFPMDELRPGLVNEEPEEGVLGDLVLCPAVAERQGEAAGHGTLAELELLTTHGILHLLGYDHAEPEEHKVMFGLQDQLLAQWRAQPAT, from the coding sequence GTGACCATCGAGATCCTCGACGAGTCCGGCAGCGGGCTCGACGTGAAGCACTTCTCCCAGCTGGCCCGGTTCGTGATGGACCAGATGCGTGTCCACCCCCTCGCCGAGCTGTGCATCAAGGCGGTCGACGAGGACACCATCGCCGAGCTCAACGAGAAGTGGATGGAGAAGGAGGGGCCGACGGACGTGCTCGCCTTCCCCATGGACGAGCTGCGCCCCGGACTGGTCAACGAGGAGCCCGAGGAGGGCGTGCTCGGCGACCTGGTGCTGTGCCCGGCGGTGGCCGAGCGCCAGGGCGAGGCGGCCGGTCACGGCACCCTCGCCGAGCTCGAGCTGCTCACGACCCACGGCATCTTGCACCTGCTCGGCTACGACCACGCCGAGCCCGAGGAGCACAAGGTGATGTTCGGGCTCCAGGACCAGCTCCTGGCCCAGTGGCGGGCCCAGCCAGCCACATGA
- a CDS encoding MBL fold metallo-hydrolase: MALGLRLRLGRPEIGRYADRFGLPRSTREQGDGVGVTFLGVASLLIDDGSTAVLTDGFFSRPSLRRVALGTIAPDEARIDATLARAGIDRVDVVAPVHTHFDHVMDSAVVAQRTGARLVGGTSVAQVGQGGGLPDEQVEVVVPGAPMRVGGFRLTWVEGEHCPPDRYPGTITAPVVPPVRTEAYRCGEAWSILVEHDSGRTALVQGSAGFRPGALAGHRAEVAYLGIGQLGVQDRAYIEQYWAETVETVGARQVVLIHWDDFFRPLDKPLRALPYLGDDLDATMDVLTRLAGHQGVGLHFPSVWRREDPWALLG, encoded by the coding sequence GTGGCACTGGGCCTGCGGTTGCGGCTCGGCCGCCCCGAGATCGGTCGGTACGCCGACCGGTTCGGGCTCCCCCGGTCGACCCGTGAGCAGGGTGACGGGGTCGGGGTGACCTTCCTCGGCGTCGCCAGCCTGCTGATCGACGACGGAAGCACGGCCGTGCTCACCGACGGCTTCTTCTCGCGTCCCTCGCTCCGCCGCGTCGCACTCGGCACGATCGCTCCCGACGAGGCGCGGATCGACGCCACCCTGGCCCGGGCCGGGATCGACCGGGTCGACGTGGTGGCGCCGGTGCACACCCACTTCGACCACGTCATGGACTCCGCCGTCGTCGCGCAGCGGACCGGCGCGCGTCTCGTCGGAGGTACGTCGGTCGCCCAGGTCGGCCAGGGCGGCGGACTTCCCGACGAGCAGGTCGAGGTCGTCGTCCCCGGTGCGCCGATGAGGGTGGGCGGCTTCCGGCTGACCTGGGTCGAGGGCGAGCACTGCCCGCCGGACAGGTACCCGGGGACGATCACCGCGCCCGTCGTTCCGCCGGTCAGGACCGAGGCGTACCGCTGCGGCGAGGCCTGGTCGATCCTGGTCGAGCACGACAGCGGCCGCACCGCACTGGTCCAGGGCAGCGCCGGGTTCCGCCCCGGGGCGCTCGCGGGGCACCGTGCCGAGGTCGCCTACCTCGGCATCGGCCAGCTGGGCGTGCAGGACCGGGCGTACATCGAGCAGTACTGGGCGGAGACGGTCGAGACCGTCGGCGCCCGGCAGGTCGTGCTGATCCACTGGGACGACTTCTTCCGCCCGTTGGACAAGCCGCTGCGCGCGCTGCCCTACCTCGGCGACGACCTGGACGCGACGATGGACGTGCTCACCCGGCTCGCCGGGCACCAGGGCGTCGGGCTGCACTTCCCGAGCGTGTGGAGGCGCGAGGACCCCTGGGCGTTGCTCGGCTGA
- a CDS encoding DUF1330 domain-containing protein yields MPAYWISNYRAVRDNEKMAAYAALAAPALIDAGGRFLARGLPEQVYEAGLQERVVVIEFDSVEAAVAAHDTPAYQEALAALGDGAERDIRIVPGA; encoded by the coding sequence ATGCCTGCCTACTGGATCAGCAACTACCGCGCCGTTCGCGACAACGAGAAGATGGCGGCCTACGCGGCCCTGGCTGCCCCGGCCCTGATCGACGCCGGCGGCCGGTTCCTCGCCCGCGGCCTGCCCGAGCAGGTCTACGAGGCCGGCCTCCAGGAGCGGGTCGTGGTCATCGAGTTCGACAGCGTCGAGGCCGCGGTCGCCGCCCACGACACGCCGGCCTACCAGGAGGCCCTGGCCGCCCTCGGCGACGGCGCCGAGCGCGACATCCGGATCGTCCCGGGCGCCTGA
- a CDS encoding HIT domain-containing protein — protein MTDPDCLFCKIVAGDIPAEIVHTGERTVAFRDINPQAPLHVLVVPRDHEPNAAASATADASMFAEIATTARTVATGEGYDDYRLVFNTGAGVGQTVFHTHCHVLAGRPMGWPPG, from the coding sequence GTGACGGATCCCGACTGCCTGTTCTGCAAGATCGTCGCCGGTGACATCCCGGCCGAGATCGTCCACACCGGCGAGCGCACGGTCGCCTTCCGCGACATCAACCCGCAGGCGCCGCTGCACGTCCTCGTCGTGCCGCGCGACCACGAGCCGAACGCCGCCGCCTCGGCCACCGCCGACGCCTCGATGTTCGCCGAGATCGCCACCACCGCGCGCACCGTCGCCACCGGTGAGGGGTACGACGACTACCGGCTCGTCTTCAACACCGGCGCCGGTGTCGGGCAGACGGTCTTCCACACGCACTGCCACGTCCTCGCCGGTCGCCCGATGGGCTGGCCCCCGGGCTGA
- a CDS encoding low temperature requirement protein A has product MSALSPAPVLNHPRRRLVGRDPSEAHRAATPLELLFDLVFVVAFGEAADGLAHHLAEGHVRVGVLGFGIAMLAVSWAWGSYSWFSSAYDEDDWLSRIATAVQMLGVAIVALGLPDVFASLDHHEPLAYQLLVVGYVVMRVPMALQWLRASQHDPGRRTTLRSYAATIALAQAGWTALVVLAPPGRVAVPVAVLLAGLEVSGPLVAERRKGGTPWHAGHIAERYGLLTIISLGEGVFGTVAALSALVHGPSGWTVDAALVGVAGLGLTFAVWWMYFTVPSGSVLERHRARVLHWSYGHHLLLASIVAIGAGLHVAALALEGHTRLGATGVVLTVAVPLGVVMVVLHVQWTALARPGHALGRTFDVGLTCGGALVLAAAVGLAALGAPIAVCLVVVAVAPAVAIAGFETVGHRQLALALER; this is encoded by the coding sequence ATGAGTGCGCTGAGCCCGGCTCCGGTCCTCAACCACCCCCGTCGCCGCCTCGTCGGGCGCGACCCGTCCGAGGCCCACCGGGCCGCCACCCCGCTCGAGCTGCTCTTCGACCTCGTCTTCGTCGTCGCGTTCGGCGAGGCCGCCGACGGGCTGGCCCACCACCTCGCCGAGGGCCACGTCCGCGTCGGCGTGCTCGGCTTCGGCATCGCGATGCTCGCCGTGTCGTGGGCCTGGGGCAGCTACAGCTGGTTCTCCTCCGCGTACGACGAGGACGACTGGCTGAGCCGGATCGCCACCGCGGTCCAGATGCTCGGAGTCGCCATCGTGGCCCTCGGCCTGCCCGACGTCTTCGCCTCGCTCGACCACCACGAGCCGCTCGCGTACCAGCTCCTGGTCGTCGGGTACGTCGTGATGCGCGTGCCGATGGCACTGCAGTGGCTGCGCGCCTCGCAGCACGACCCGGGCCGTCGTACGACGCTGCGGAGCTACGCCGCGACCATCGCTCTGGCTCAGGCGGGCTGGACCGCGCTCGTGGTGCTCGCGCCGCCGGGACGGGTTGCGGTCCCCGTCGCGGTCCTGCTCGCCGGACTGGAGGTCTCCGGGCCGCTGGTCGCCGAGCGCCGCAAGGGCGGCACGCCGTGGCACGCGGGGCACATCGCGGAGCGCTACGGCCTGCTGACGATCATCAGCCTCGGCGAGGGCGTGTTCGGGACCGTCGCTGCACTGTCGGCACTGGTCCACGGACCTTCGGGCTGGACCGTGGACGCCGCCCTGGTCGGGGTGGCGGGCCTGGGCCTGACCTTCGCGGTCTGGTGGATGTACTTCACCGTTCCGTCCGGATCGGTGCTGGAGCGGCACCGAGCGCGGGTCCTCCACTGGTCCTACGGCCACCACCTGCTGCTGGCATCGATCGTGGCCATCGGCGCAGGACTGCACGTGGCAGCGCTCGCGCTGGAGGGCCACACTCGCCTCGGCGCCACGGGCGTGGTGCTCACGGTCGCGGTCCCCCTGGGTGTGGTGATGGTGGTGCTCCACGTCCAGTGGACGGCGCTGGCCCGGCCCGGGCACGCCCTCGGGCGCACGTTCGACGTGGGGCTGACCTGCGGTGGCGCGCTGGTGCTCGCCGCCGCTGTGGGGCTGGCGGCGCTCGGCGCACCGATCGCGGTGTGCCTGGTCGTCGTGGCCGTGGCGCCCGCGGTGGCGATCGCCGGGTTCGAGACGGTCGGGCACCGTCAGCTCGCGCTCGCCCTCGAGCGCTGA
- a CDS encoding 16S rRNA (uracil(1498)-N(3))-methyltransferase: MTLPQHLVPSLDGVRVGDAVTVEGDEAHHAVVVRRLRVGEQLLLTDGLGRVATGEVSETAKRAFTVVVADVVDHPEPRPSVTVVQALPKGERGELAVEVLTEIGVARIVPWAAARSVAVWKGERATKSHAKWQATAREAAKQARRAWHPAVLPLAATDEVVGLIGSADVAIVLHEDATEPIGALALPADGDLVVVVGPEGGLTEEEVGRFVQEGAVAVRLGTEVLRTSTAGVAAVAALLSRTPRWGGLTS; this comes from the coding sequence ATGACGCTGCCGCAGCACCTCGTGCCGTCCCTGGACGGCGTCCGCGTCGGTGACGCGGTCACCGTCGAGGGCGACGAGGCGCACCACGCGGTCGTCGTACGACGCCTGCGGGTGGGGGAGCAGCTGCTGCTCACCGACGGGCTCGGACGGGTCGCGACCGGTGAGGTGAGCGAGACCGCCAAGCGCGCGTTCACGGTCGTGGTGGCCGACGTGGTGGACCACCCCGAGCCGCGGCCGTCGGTCACCGTCGTCCAGGCGTTGCCGAAGGGCGAGCGCGGCGAGCTCGCCGTCGAGGTGCTCACCGAGATCGGTGTCGCCCGGATCGTCCCGTGGGCCGCGGCCCGCAGCGTCGCGGTCTGGAAGGGCGAACGCGCGACCAAGTCGCACGCCAAGTGGCAGGCCACCGCCCGCGAGGCGGCCAAGCAGGCCCGCCGCGCCTGGCACCCGGCCGTGCTGCCGCTGGCCGCGACCGACGAGGTCGTCGGCCTGATCGGCTCGGCCGACGTCGCGATCGTGCTGCACGAGGACGCCACCGAGCCGATCGGTGCCCTCGCCCTGCCCGCCGACGGCGACCTGGTCGTCGTGGTGGGTCCCGAGGGCGGGCTCACCGAGGAGGAGGTCGGCCGGTTCGTCCAGGAAGGTGCGGTCGCCGTCCGGCTCGGCACCGAGGTGCTGCGCACCTCCACCGCCGGTGTCGCCGCCGTCGCCGCGCTGCTGTCGCGGACCCCCCGCTGGGGTGGTCTGACCAGCTAG